A genome region from Armatimonadota bacterium includes the following:
- a CDS encoding SIS domain-containing protein, which translates to MAFLDEVKEKSKVLRDLIAFYRRDEGRSLLEKLWAMASRRPRSFIFTGMGTSEFVSQVLVEYLSKKSPVPFVFWEAGELLHYGIESIRDDDVVIAVSQSGESIETRRITEHLSYHLRLVAVTNNPESYMARYSRVNLPMLAGKEASISNKTYSNSMALMLLIGRALIGEDYDEVLANLEQVANEMDRFLAERQNEIAQAAELLRDATFVYFISRGPSLAAARQAGLTYQEGVRIFTSVLPGGSFRHGPFEIVGQGHYAIMFASDGHGGDLVRNMALEMAELGSKVVLFTSKNAGEHKNLLNIVLMPAAPELFPLACALPQELLLYRMAADRGWEAGVFQRGSKVTLRE; encoded by the coding sequence ATGGCGTTTCTTGATGAGGTAAAGGAGAAAAGCAAGGTTCTACGTGATTTAATAGCATTTTACCGACGAGATGAGGGCCGTAGCCTTTTAGAAAAGCTATGGGCAATGGCCTCACGAAGGCCGAGAAGCTTTATATTCACTGGCATGGGCACTTCTGAATTTGTTTCCCAGGTATTGGTTGAATATTTATCTAAAAAATCGCCTGTGCCTTTTGTTTTTTGGGAGGCCGGCGAACTGCTCCACTATGGTATCGAAAGCATTCGAGATGATGATGTTGTCATTGCCGTGTCGCAATCTGGTGAAAGCATAGAAACGCGTCGCATTACCGAACATCTTTCCTATCACTTACGGCTGGTGGCGGTTACAAACAATCCTGAAAGCTATATGGCACGCTACTCTAGAGTTAACCTTCCAATGCTTGCAGGCAAGGAGGCATCTATTTCGAATAAGACCTATTCAAACAGTATGGCTCTAATGCTCCTTATCGGGCGGGCATTGATTGGAGAAGATTACGATGAGGTGCTTGCCAACCTTGAACAAGTTGCTAATGAAATGGATCGGTTCCTTGCCGAGCGTCAGAATGAAATTGCTCAAGCCGCAGAGTTGCTTCGGGATGCGACTTTTGTATACTTCATATCTCGCGGGCCATCCCTTGCAGCTGCTAGGCAAGCTGGCTTGACTTACCAAGAGGGTGTGCGTATTTTTACCTCAGTCCTTCCGGGTGGAAGTTTTCGCCATGGGCCCTTCGAGATAGTGGGGCAGGGACACTACGCAATTATGTTTGCCTCCGATGGGCATGGCGGCGACTTGGTAAGAAACATGGCACTTGAGATGGCAGAACTTGGTAGTAAAGTTGTTTTATTTACATCCAAAAATGCCGGTGAACACAAAAACCTGTTAAATATTGTGCTGATGCCTGCTGCTCCCGAACTTTTCCCACTTGCCTGTGCGCTTCCTCAAGAACTCCTTCTTTACCGTATGGCCGCAGACCGAGGATGGGAAGCGGGCGTTTTCCAACGTGGAAGTAAGGTAACTTTGCGAGAATAA
- a CDS encoding Gfo/Idh/MocA family oxidoreductase, with amino-acid sequence MAGRMNRREFLETSGKAALGVGLGVAVAEALATPTYAQEPKVSPNDKIVVGCIGMGGMGMVNMRGFMSNPDVEVAAVCDVDSNNLKNAAKAVHKKYGRLPLAVKDFRYVLDRKDIDAVVISTPDHWHALPFIMACEAGKDVFCEKPISHDIIEGKAMVAAAKYFKRVCQINTWQRSVGFFRQAIDFVRSGKMGKISICRAWVCGPGGLGKNPIKDPPPHLDWDFWCGPAPKVPYHDTYHPGMWRLYYDFGTGMSGDWGVHMIDIVLLGMNEWHPLEVAAYGGKLRCAPDDDRTTPDTMIAIYKFSNWILQWEIHVGGEGLDGGGGHGAEFIGEKGKLIVDRSGIKWHPYGDHPGPEEAGKDQGGDAPHRWADANHIRNFLENIRTRGKCTSDIETMHYTTACCHLSNIAYLHGKSIKWDGEKGVIVGDKKAMEVQCYQREYRKPWKLPMYKV; translated from the coding sequence ATGGCTGGACGTATGAATCGAAGAGAATTTTTGGAAACAAGTGGCAAAGCAGCACTAGGTGTCGGGCTCGGGGTGGCGGTGGCGGAGGCGCTTGCAACGCCCACTTACGCCCAGGAGCCAAAGGTTTCTCCCAACGACAAGATTGTGGTTGGTTGCATTGGGATGGGCGGTATGGGCATGGTGAATATGCGCGGTTTCATGAGCAACCCTGATGTGGAAGTTGCCGCCGTATGCGATGTGGACTCGAATAATCTCAAGAATGCCGCGAAGGCAGTCCATAAAAAATACGGCAGGTTACCACTTGCTGTTAAAGATTTTCGGTATGTGCTCGACCGCAAGGATATTGATGCAGTTGTTATAAGTACCCCAGATCATTGGCACGCGCTTCCATTCATAATGGCATGCGAGGCGGGTAAGGATGTCTTTTGTGAAAAGCCAATCTCACACGATATCATTGAGGGCAAAGCAATGGTTGCGGCCGCCAAATACTTCAAACGCGTATGCCAAATTAACACTTGGCAGCGAAGTGTGGGGTTTTTTCGGCAGGCGATAGACTTTGTTCGGTCGGGCAAGATGGGTAAAATAAGCATCTGTCGCGCATGGGTCTGCGGTCCAGGCGGCCTTGGCAAGAATCCAATTAAGGACCCACCTCCACACCTTGATTGGGACTTTTGGTGTGGCCCCGCGCCGAAGGTGCCCTATCATGACACGTATCACCCCGGCATGTGGCGGCTTTACTATGATTTTGGCACAGGGATGAGCGGCGATTGGGGCGTCCATATGATTGACATTGTCTTGCTTGGCATGAATGAGTGGCACCCCCTTGAGGTAGCGGCTTACGGTGGAAAGCTGAGGTGTGCGCCTGACGATGACCGAACGACGCCTGATACCATGATAGCAATTTACAAATTCTCGAACTGGATACTCCAGTGGGAAATACACGTTGGCGGCGAAGGTTTGGATGGCGGCGGCGGCCACGGCGCAGAATTTATCGGTGAAAAAGGAAAGTTAATCGTTGACAGGAGCGGAATTAAGTGGCATCCTTATGGCGACCATCCAGGTCCCGAGGAAGCCGGCAAAGATCAAGGTGGTGATGCACCTCATCGCTGGGCAGATGCAAACCACATTCGCAATTTCTTGGAGAATATTCGCACTCGGGGCAAGTGCACCTCAGATATAGAGACAATGCATTACACGACGGCGTGTTGCCATCTCTCGAACATCGCCTATTTGCACGGAAAAAGCATCAAATGGGACGGCGAAAAAGGCGTCATTGTAGGCGATAAGAAGGCGATGGAGGTCCAATGCTATCAGCGCGAATATCGAAAGCCTTGGAAGCTCCCAATGTATAAGGTTTGA
- a CDS encoding SpoIIE family protein phosphatase, producing the protein MKRSIFLILAAVSTAVLLLAAAGESHLRGQPQLYTAVYWFGGLVAIAVFGIMLSEYYLHSRRIFLYLGAGFLAAGVMDVWNALSFSIPGHDTIRSQAGYAIWMVSRLTLGTLAVVGFIRHRTPALRSRSALEVATFTASAVLWAAILIFLASTFPLGRFFSARGVSPIINAVCIVLFAVACVGYSRASVHRGNLLVAWMTYGFMFATFGQLAIGLAKNPVGLLFGFANVMKVLGYLTPLAGLLAEQSRLQRRLHRQSSEFYGLMQAQQAVVETSDPLEAFQKIVDAAKASLDAQAACLMVHDRARNILEIAAHTGFDNEVAEALIFRPAEGAFGSAFATKATIALFEISEDPALTGKLGDSVGLASVVCAPLVVKGEATGVLGLFFEKPTKLTKEQMRVLDAFAGQAGLAIENLQVRGQAKDSLKAISERTKELEIVYEVSQAITSKLELHELVDALAEKLKSSVQAHACSVLLFEPDNDSLRILGHNKLSRYVAVEGHVDQCDMVAVSVAKEGKAKLIANVPNSSHCKYPDLAGDDGGKHHLLSVPMFSQGVSIGAINVFRRGGEPFGEREKRLMTLLANVVAVGIANSRQYEYQKRIADSLQSTFAPKLEIIPAGTEVYTLYRPGMSESDLGGDFYDIIHLGGPKYALVIGDVAGKGLDAAVYTGMSRYMVQAYSHEDPDPVSVITRVNNALCRYTPASKFVTMIYGVFNSETREFTYVNAGHELPLLFRQSEGSIERLNTSGPAVGALTEAEYASSAVTLSPGDALVFYTDGATDARKEGKFLGTEGLEKIVASELRRNIGDPAEGIFEGINSYANGYLRDDVAILIVKVRKPGSLF; encoded by the coding sequence ATGAAGAGATCCATATTCCTAATCCTAGCTGCCGTGAGCACAGCAGTGTTGTTATTGGCTGCTGCTGGGGAATCGCATTTGCGCGGTCAGCCGCAACTATATACTGCCGTCTATTGGTTCGGCGGCCTTGTCGCCATTGCTGTCTTTGGGATTATGCTCTCCGAGTATTATCTCCATTCACGGAGAATCTTCCTCTACCTCGGTGCAGGTTTTCTCGCAGCAGGCGTCATGGATGTCTGGAATGCGCTATCTTTCTCCATCCCTGGCCACGATACAATTAGGAGCCAAGCAGGATATGCCATTTGGATGGTCAGCCGCCTAACGCTGGGCACCCTTGCGGTAGTTGGATTTATAAGACATCGAACGCCTGCCCTCAGGAGCCGAAGTGCACTTGAGGTTGCTACTTTCACAGCTAGCGCGGTTCTCTGGGCAGCAATTCTCATTTTCCTGGCTTCCACATTTCCACTCGGGAGGTTCTTCTCCGCAAGAGGTGTGAGCCCAATTATAAATGCGGTCTGCATAGTGCTTTTCGCAGTCGCATGTGTTGGGTACTCCAGAGCTAGCGTCCACCGTGGAAACCTTCTTGTCGCATGGATGACCTATGGTTTTATGTTTGCAACATTTGGACAGCTTGCAATAGGATTGGCAAAGAATCCTGTGGGGCTTCTTTTCGGTTTTGCCAACGTAATGAAGGTTCTTGGCTACCTGACGCCGCTGGCTGGTCTTCTTGCAGAGCAGTCCAGGCTTCAGAGACGTCTTCATCGGCAGAGCAGCGAATTCTATGGACTTATGCAAGCTCAACAGGCCGTTGTTGAAACTAGCGATCCTCTTGAGGCGTTCCAGAAAATTGTTGATGCAGCGAAAGCATCCCTTGATGCACAAGCTGCTTGCCTCATGGTGCACGACAGGGCACGAAATATCTTGGAAATAGCCGCTCATACTGGTTTTGACAATGAAGTGGCAGAGGCACTAATTTTCAGACCAGCCGAGGGTGCCTTTGGCAGCGCCTTTGCCACGAAGGCGACAATCGCACTTTTTGAAATTTCAGAGGATCCAGCTCTAACAGGAAAGCTTGGAGATAGCGTTGGTTTGGCATCTGTTGTTTGTGCGCCCCTGGTTGTGAAAGGTGAGGCGACTGGCGTTTTGGGACTTTTCTTCGAAAAGCCTACCAAGCTTACGAAAGAGCAAATGCGAGTCCTCGATGCTTTCGCCGGGCAGGCTGGACTTGCCATAGAAAACCTGCAGGTTCGTGGACAAGCGAAGGATTCGCTCAAGGCAATTTCCGAACGGACCAAAGAATTGGAAATTGTCTATGAAGTTAGCCAAGCTATTACATCAAAGCTTGAACTTCACGAATTGGTTGATGCGCTTGCAGAGAAGCTGAAGTCGAGTGTCCAAGCTCATGCATGCTCGGTTCTATTGTTTGAGCCGGACAATGATTCTTTGCGGATACTGGGGCATAACAAGCTGTCGAGATATGTAGCGGTTGAAGGCCATGTGGACCAATGCGATATGGTTGCAGTCTCGGTAGCCAAGGAAGGTAAGGCAAAGCTGATTGCCAATGTGCCGAATAGCTCGCATTGCAAGTACCCTGACCTTGCGGGAGACGATGGCGGCAAGCACCATCTGCTTTCTGTGCCGATGTTCTCGCAGGGGGTATCAATTGGCGCAATTAATGTTTTTCGACGCGGCGGTGAGCCGTTTGGAGAGCGAGAAAAGCGCCTGATGACCTTGCTTGCTAATGTTGTTGCAGTAGGAATAGCAAATTCGCGTCAATATGAGTATCAGAAAAGAATCGCAGACAGCCTACAGAGTACTTTCGCGCCAAAGTTAGAGATCATACCTGCTGGGACCGAAGTCTATACTTTGTATCGCCCAGGGATGAGCGAGTCTGACCTTGGCGGCGATTTCTATGATATCATTCACCTTGGCGGGCCCAAGTATGCGCTTGTAATTGGTGATGTGGCTGGCAAGGGACTCGATGCGGCGGTTTATACGGGAATGAGTCGGTATATGGTGCAGGCTTATTCACACGAAGATCCAGACCCTGTATCTGTAATAACAAGGGTGAACAATGCGCTGTGCCGATACACTCCCGCCAGCAAGTTTGTAACGATGATCTATGGGGTCTTTAATTCAGAGACAAGGGAGTTTACGTACGTAAACGCTGGCCATGAGCTTCCGCTTCTTTTTAGGCAGTCGGAGGGAAGCATCGAAAGACTCAACACCTCCGGGCCAGCAGTTGGGGCGCTAACTGAAGCAGAGTATGCCTCAAGCGCTGTCACTCTTTCACCGGGAGATGCACTTGTGTTTTATACAGACGGTGCAACTGATGCGCGCAAGGAGGGGAAGTTCCTCGGGACAGAGGGGTTGGAGAAAATCGTTGCATCAGAACTACGGCGTAATATTGGCGACCCAGCTGAGGGGATATTCGAAGGAATAAATTCCTACGCGAACGGTTATCTTCGCGACGATGTTGCTATTCTTATAGTTAAAGTTCGCAAACCTGGCTCATTGTTCTAG